In Paenibacillus ihbetae, the following are encoded in one genomic region:
- a CDS encoding sensor histidine kinase, protein MFNKIVVLYSTVMIVLFAIAATLVYQYQEQRILREQTDANLKSAHVLNIYLSRQYEGIQNIFQQIYGDATLSDELIYFLNHEYESYLKYRLDLYTRAGEQRLRSFNTLIRNYLEQESSARSVSIYSYPNNFYMHISRTNQQLNNDAGSKNKWETWFARREQHSWDTMPPNESSRSSGGSSPRSYSYSRELKDPWTLNRVGMMNVEFDARQISSWLESRASVKGRIMVLNAQGTVIYDSEDEYYGQTYPYRLEQEKAGDWVQLDEPSKVNILNVSNAGLSVVGIVSQSLIKESTESLRTGLILVTLLFMAASFAITFTIIRRFSKKVQRIIRSMNRIGEGDLSTRIQMSGEDELQQISRRFNDMGDRLEQYIDKMYTSEIKQKNAELVALQSQINPHFLYNTLESIRMKAYFVGAKEVGQMIYSLSVMFKNMVKKSTVVTVEEEMDMCSVYLDLFRIRYEGRLETEIEVDPEIQNASIIKLLVQPIVENYIVHGFRPLDDNNKISVHARRAGDRVVIIVSDNGTGIPEEKLAQIRSTLDKVLQPPDKGYRSIGLMNVHERIVLNYGSDYGVTINSTEGQGTEVRMEIPMLRKGETT, encoded by the coding sequence ATGTTCAACAAGATCGTCGTGCTGTATTCAACCGTCATGATCGTGCTGTTTGCGATTGCGGCAACGCTGGTTTATCAATACCAGGAGCAGCGCATACTCCGTGAGCAGACCGATGCGAATCTCAAATCCGCGCATGTGCTGAACATTTATTTGAGCCGGCAGTATGAGGGCATACAGAATATATTTCAGCAGATTTACGGAGATGCCACGCTAAGCGATGAGCTGATCTATTTTCTAAACCACGAATATGAGAGTTACCTGAAATACCGGTTGGATTTGTACACCAGGGCAGGAGAGCAGCGATTACGGTCTTTCAATACCTTGATAAGAAATTATCTGGAGCAGGAATCAAGCGCCAGAAGCGTCTCGATCTACAGCTATCCGAACAATTTTTACATGCATATCAGTCGGACCAACCAGCAGTTGAATAATGATGCCGGTTCCAAGAACAAGTGGGAGACCTGGTTTGCCCGCCGGGAGCAGCACAGCTGGGATACCATGCCTCCAAATGAATCCTCGCGTTCATCCGGAGGCTCCAGTCCAAGATCGTATTCCTATTCCAGAGAACTGAAGGACCCCTGGACCCTGAATCGGGTGGGGATGATGAATGTGGAGTTCGACGCCCGGCAAATTTCATCCTGGCTGGAGAGCCGAGCTTCGGTCAAAGGCCGGATTATGGTGTTGAACGCCCAAGGAACGGTCATTTACGATTCGGAGGATGAGTATTACGGGCAGACCTACCCCTACCGTTTGGAGCAGGAAAAAGCCGGGGATTGGGTGCAGCTGGATGAACCCTCCAAAGTGAACATATTGAATGTCAGCAATGCGGGCTTGTCGGTGGTGGGGATTGTGTCGCAATCCCTGATCAAAGAGAGCACGGAGAGTTTAAGAACGGGACTGATTCTGGTCACCCTTCTGTTTATGGCGGCTAGTTTTGCGATTACGTTTACGATTATTCGCAGGTTCTCCAAGAAAGTGCAGCGGATTATCCGTTCCATGAACCGGATCGGCGAAGGCGATCTGTCGACGCGCATTCAGATGTCCGGCGAAGATGAGCTCCAGCAGATTTCCCGCCGGTTTAACGATATGGGTGACCGTTTGGAGCAATATATTGATAAAATGTACACCTCAGAAATTAAGCAAAAAAACGCGGAGCTCGTTGCCCTGCAATCCCAGATTAACCCCCATTTTCTGTACAATACGCTCGAATCCATTCGCATGAAGGCATACTTTGTGGGCGCGAAGGAAGTGGGTCAAATGATATACAGCTTGTCGGTGATGTTCAAGAACATGGTAAAAAAAAGCACCGTGGTTACCGTTGAAGAGGAAATGGACATGTGTTCCGTCTACCTCGACTTGTTCCGCATTCGCTATGAAGGACGGCTGGAGACGGAAATCGAGGTGGATCCGGAGATCCAAAATGCCAGCATCATCAAGCTGCTGGTCCAGCCGATCGTGGAGAATTATATCGTTCACGGATTCCGTCCGCTGGACGACAACAATAAAATTTCGGTCCATGCCCGCCGGGCGGGGGACCGGGTTGTCATCATCGTATCCGACAACGGAACGGGCATACCGGAGGAAAAGCTGGCCCAAATCCGCAGCACGCTGGACAAGGTTCTCCAGCCTCCCGACAAGGGATACCGTTCGATCGGACTGATGAACGTGCACGAGCGAATCGTGCTGAACTACGGGAGTGATTACGGAGTGACCATCAACAGCACGGAAGGACAGGGAACCGAGGTCCGTATGGAAATACCGATGCTGCGCAAGGGGGAGACGACATGA
- a CDS encoding response regulator transcription factor, with product MPTVLIIEDDTAIHSLIKEALELHGFHTQSAYSGTEGKLLFEQQQVDLVLLDLMLPGMDGDEFLEQIRLNSTTPVIVISAKNDQHSKLELLTSGADDYITKPFDVKELLARIHIQLRHAAKASSGHSNEIHYKNISINLDTREVKINDRAVHLTGREYAILLLFLEHPQKVFSRANIYESVWNEPFFDSDKTINMHISNLRNKLNLDDTNYIKTVWGIGFKFD from the coding sequence ATGCCAACGGTGTTAATTATTGAGGACGATACGGCCATTCATTCCCTCATCAAGGAAGCCTTGGAGCTGCATGGTTTTCACACGCAAAGCGCCTATTCAGGCACGGAAGGAAAACTATTGTTCGAACAACAGCAGGTCGATCTCGTTCTCCTGGATTTGATGCTGCCGGGGATGGATGGAGATGAATTTCTAGAGCAAATTCGGCTTAACTCAACGACTCCCGTGATTGTGATTTCCGCCAAAAATGACCAGCATTCGAAATTGGAGCTGTTGACAAGCGGAGCGGATGACTACATTACCAAGCCTTTCGACGTGAAGGAGCTGCTTGCACGAATTCACATCCAGCTTCGCCATGCAGCAAAGGCTTCATCCGGTCATTCGAATGAAATTCATTACAAGAATATCAGCATCAACTTAGACACGCGCGAAGTGAAAATCAATGACCGGGCGGTTCACCTAACGGGACGCGAGTACGCAATCCTGCTGCTATTCCTGGAGCATCCGCAAAAAGTATTCAGCCGAGCCAACATTTACGAAAGCGTGTGGAACGAGCCCTTTTTCGATAGCGATAAGACGATTAACATGCATATCAGCAATTTACGAAACAAGCTGAACCTGGATGACACGAATTACATTAAAACCGTATGGGGCATCGGCTTCAAATTTGATTAA
- a CDS encoding uracil-DNA glycosylase: MSKEMDHSCVILPEEQAPEDMQHCERFELCKQPNRIIWGEGNPQSSLMLILDNPGAREDREGNPFLCGTRETLQLGMREAGIDIRSVYVTYLLKRRPTRAYDKPATRAACLPHLQAQLLQKQPLVLFGFGNVVVGGLFPQKEQASVKELRGSWHEFQGIPIGFTYHPLAVRRRPNLLRFFVEDLKGLREKWEERGGT; the protein is encoded by the coding sequence ATGTCTAAGGAAATGGATCATTCCTGTGTCATCTTGCCAGAAGAGCAAGCGCCCGAGGATATGCAGCATTGTGAACGCTTCGAATTGTGCAAACAGCCGAATCGAATCATCTGGGGGGAAGGGAATCCGCAGAGCTCGTTGATGTTAATTCTGGATAACCCGGGAGCCAGGGAGGACCGGGAAGGCAATCCGTTCTTGTGCGGGACCCGGGAGACCCTCCAACTCGGCATGAGGGAAGCGGGGATCGATATCCGCTCGGTGTACGTCACCTATTTGCTGAAACGCCGGCCAACCCGCGCTTACGATAAGCCTGCCACCCGTGCAGCATGCCTGCCGCATCTGCAGGCGCAGCTCCTTCAGAAGCAGCCGCTTGTCCTATTTGGATTTGGCAATGTCGTGGTCGGGGGATTATTCCCGCAGAAGGAGCAAGCTTCCGTCAAGGAGCTGCGGGGTAGCTGGCATGAGTTCCAGGGGATCCCGATCGGCTTTACCTATCACCCGCTGGCAGTAAGAAGAAGACCCAATTTGCTAAGGTTTTTTGTCGAGGATTTGAAAGGTTTGAGGGAGAAGTGGGAGGAGCGGGGAGGGACGTAG
- a CDS encoding multicopper oxidase family protein: protein MFETIFTIIITVIMTLLWGIAAIAAAALPYAKTSQILNQRSTFLFWVAGTALVLSTAWYGAIILQFIKDGWLFVEGTVKMLIPLTLVPQLYIAGDILPRLKGFRNSGEKPMTPAAREAAAHPSISISFLAAALVSGISALSTFFVQPVLPSLSQIGSRFLLVALLLLVPAIFANRRYLRLKQGKPLRRGFGVRLISFVSAGLLTAMVAITLLVANVLVGVQVSKLPEASDMMNHDWIDEGGGSPTLMSGSSNHQHHAHHASASADPSQVEVASLTGDISQPADRRFELVAQRKKVTLASGAVIDAWTYNGEIAPELRVKQGEMIEVKLVNQDIDRGVTIHWHGYNVPNAMDGVPGMTQNVVKPGQSFTYKFRANQEGTYWFHSHQQAAEQVVRGLFGTLIVEQKQKTEDYDEEITLINHRWETDRGYLKAFGNQDEFQWKQVKPGDTVKLRIINAYNYSEKFLLQGTEFRITSIDGMRIQAPQPLSGQTAFRLGAGGRYDVVFTMPDRPVFLKLGDAKNESNPGIVFYAGSRPERPVFQPESAEFDPSDYGKPVMNEVTAADPFDREFHMILGNRMGFYNGQINFLWTINGEVYPRVPTFVVKEGDRVKTTFVNRSLGEHPMHLHGHHMTVLKKNGKKVATPWLTDTLNVLPGESYEVGFIADNPGMWMDHCHNLDHAATGMTLHLMYDHVLPSYEVGTRSGNIPD, encoded by the coding sequence ATGTTCGAAACCATATTCACCATCATCATTACGGTCATAATGACCCTGCTGTGGGGAATCGCCGCCATTGCGGCAGCGGCCCTCCCCTACGCCAAGACCAGCCAAATCTTGAACCAACGGAGCACATTTCTGTTCTGGGTGGCTGGTACTGCCCTGGTACTTAGCACTGCTTGGTACGGAGCGATTATCCTCCAGTTTATCAAGGACGGCTGGTTGTTTGTCGAAGGGACGGTAAAAATGCTGATCCCGCTGACGCTGGTGCCTCAGCTGTATATCGCGGGCGACATTCTTCCTCGGTTAAAAGGCTTCAGGAATTCCGGCGAAAAGCCGATGACGCCAGCGGCACGGGAAGCTGCGGCCCATCCTTCCATATCAATATCCTTTTTAGCGGCTGCGCTTGTATCCGGCATCTCCGCGCTCAGTACGTTCTTTGTCCAACCGGTTCTGCCCAGCCTATCTCAGATCGGCTCCCGCTTCTTGCTGGTTGCGCTCCTGTTGCTCGTGCCTGCGATTTTTGCAAACAGAAGGTACTTGAGATTGAAGCAGGGGAAACCACTACGGCGCGGGTTTGGTGTCAGGCTTATAAGCTTTGTATCGGCAGGTCTGCTCACGGCCATGGTGGCTATAACCCTTCTGGTTGCCAACGTACTGGTCGGAGTCCAGGTCTCCAAGCTGCCGGAAGCCTCTGACATGATGAATCACGACTGGATTGACGAGGGAGGCGGCTCCCCTACGCTTATGTCGGGAAGCTCCAATCATCAGCATCACGCCCATCATGCGTCGGCTTCAGCAGATCCAAGCCAAGTCGAAGTAGCTTCGCTGACAGGGGATATTTCGCAGCCCGCCGATCGGAGATTCGAGCTCGTGGCCCAGCGGAAGAAGGTGACACTCGCTTCCGGGGCAGTCATTGATGCCTGGACATATAACGGAGAGATCGCTCCCGAGCTTAGGGTGAAGCAAGGCGAAATGATTGAAGTGAAGCTGGTCAATCAAGATATCGATCGCGGCGTCACCATCCATTGGCATGGCTATAACGTGCCGAATGCGATGGACGGCGTGCCGGGCATGACACAAAATGTCGTGAAGCCCGGCCAATCGTTCACCTACAAGTTTCGGGCCAATCAGGAAGGAACCTACTGGTTTCACTCGCATCAGCAAGCGGCGGAGCAAGTGGTGCGAGGGCTGTTCGGTACCCTGATCGTCGAGCAGAAACAGAAAACGGAAGATTATGATGAAGAGATAACCTTGATTAACCATCGATGGGAAACCGACCGAGGATACCTAAAAGCATTTGGAAACCAAGATGAGTTCCAGTGGAAGCAGGTGAAGCCGGGGGATACCGTGAAGCTGCGAATCATCAATGCGTATAACTATTCGGAGAAATTCCTCCTTCAAGGTACCGAATTCCGAATCACCAGTATTGACGGCATGCGGATTCAAGCCCCCCAGCCCTTGTCCGGCCAAACGGCTTTTCGGCTCGGGGCCGGCGGCCGATACGACGTGGTCTTCACGATGCCGGATCGTCCGGTCTTCTTGAAACTCGGCGATGCCAAGAACGAGAGCAATCCGGGCATCGTGTTTTATGCAGGGAGCCGTCCAGAGAGACCGGTCTTTCAGCCCGAATCGGCCGAGTTTGACCCGTCTGATTACGGGAAGCCCGTCATGAATGAGGTTACGGCAGCGGACCCATTCGATCGGGAATTCCATATGATTCTCGGCAACAGAATGGGATTTTACAACGGCCAGATTAATTTCCTATGGACGATCAACGGGGAGGTGTATCCCCGGGTTCCAACCTTCGTCGTCAAAGAGGGCGACAGGGTCAAAACGACGTTCGTGAATCGAAGCTTGGGCGAGCATCCGATGCATCTGCACGGGCATCATATGACGGTGTTGAAGAAGAACGGCAAGAAGGTGGCCACGCCGTGGCTGACCGATACGTTAAATGTCTTGCCAGGTGAATCGTATGAGGTCGGATTTATCGCAGATAACCCGGGTATGTGGATGGACCACTGTCATAACCTCGATCATGCGGCGACCGGGATGACGCTGCATCTCATGTATGATCATGTGCTTCCTTCTTATGAGGTAGGAACACGCTCAGGAAATATACCGGATTAG
- a CDS encoding family 16 glycosylhydrolase, whose translation MKRSHYHSTERRFRRKGLSLFLAIVLLVSLGLMPASKVQAAEEAGTTITSMSYFSAADGPVITKSGVGQASYGFVMPVFNGGAATWNDVAQDLGVKVKVNGSWVDIDSVGSFVYNQNWGHWNDGGFTGYWFTLSATTEIQLYSKANGVTLDYRLVFQNINKTTITAMTPTQGPQITAGFTGGAGFTYPIFNNDPAITYEAVADDLKVYVKPVNSSEWIDIDNNAASGWIYDQNFGQFTDGGGGYWFNVTESINVKLESKTSSANIVYTITFNEPVRNSYVLTPYEGTTFTADASGAIGIPLPKIDGSAPIGTELGNFVYQININGQWVDLDNSSQSGFVYSANGYNNMSPANQWGYWADHIYGLWFQPIQEDMQIRIGYPLNGQAGGSVGSNYVNYTLIGNPDAPRPDITDQEDIPIGTPSDPTIQGMNLIWQDEFNGTTLDNSKWNYETGYYLNDDPNTWGWGNSELQHYTNSAQNVFVQDGKLNIRALNEPKSFPQDPNRYAQYSSGKINTKDHFSLKYGRVDFRAKLPTGNGIWPALWMLPQDNVYGTWASSGEIDVMEARGRLPGVTSGAVHFGGQWPTNRHLSGEYHFPEGQTFANDYHVYSVVWEEDNIKWYVDGKFFFKVTRDQWYSAAAPNNPNAPFDQPFYLIINLAIGGTFDGGRTPDPSDIPATMQVDYVRVYKEGDGGGQNPGNVPVTSVTVNPSTAQVEVGQSVQLNASVAPSNATNKQVTWSVASGSTASVSPSGLVTGLAPGTTTLTATTADGNKTASSTITVVPPPATVIVIGDEVKGLKKIGDDLLFYVNGATFADLHYKVNNGVQLNVAMNPTGNGNYTYPVNNLKHGDTVEYFFTYNPGQGALDTPWQTYVHGVTQGTPE comes from the coding sequence ATGAAGCGATCTCACTATCACTCTACGGAAAGGCGGTTTAGGCGTAAGGGACTGAGCTTGTTCTTGGCGATCGTACTGCTGGTTAGCCTCGGTCTCATGCCGGCGTCGAAGGTTCAGGCAGCCGAAGAGGCTGGAACCACTATTACCTCGATGTCTTACTTTTCCGCGGCAGACGGACCGGTCATTACCAAATCAGGGGTTGGCCAGGCCAGCTATGGTTTTGTCATGCCGGTCTTCAACGGAGGCGCCGCCACCTGGAATGATGTTGCCCAAGACTTGGGAGTAAAGGTGAAGGTGAACGGCAGCTGGGTTGATATCGACAGTGTCGGCAGCTTTGTCTATAACCAGAACTGGGGGCACTGGAACGACGGCGGCTTTACCGGCTATTGGTTCACCCTCTCCGCAACCACGGAGATTCAGCTTTATTCCAAAGCGAATGGGGTGACGCTGGATTACAGGCTGGTCTTTCAAAACATCAACAAAACGACCATCACGGCGATGACCCCGACGCAAGGGCCGCAAATTACGGCAGGCTTTACGGGCGGTGCCGGCTTTACCTACCCGATCTTCAACAATGATCCAGCCATCACCTATGAAGCCGTCGCGGACGATTTAAAGGTGTATGTTAAGCCTGTAAACAGCAGTGAATGGATCGATATTGACAACAATGCCGCCAGTGGCTGGATCTATGATCAGAACTTCGGTCAGTTCACGGATGGAGGCGGCGGCTACTGGTTTAACGTCACGGAGTCGATCAACGTCAAGTTGGAATCGAAGACCTCTTCCGCTAACATCGTGTATACCATCACCTTTAACGAGCCTGTAAGAAATTCATATGTGCTTACGCCTTATGAAGGAACGACCTTTACAGCCGATGCGAGCGGCGCTATCGGGATTCCCCTGCCTAAGATTGATGGAAGTGCGCCAATCGGCACGGAGCTTGGCAATTTCGTATACCAGATTAACATCAACGGGCAGTGGGTGGATCTGGACAACTCAAGCCAGAGCGGATTTGTATACTCGGCGAACGGCTACAATAACATGTCCCCTGCCAATCAGTGGGGATATTGGGCCGATCATATCTACGGACTGTGGTTCCAGCCAATTCAGGAGGACATGCAGATCCGTATCGGCTATCCATTAAACGGGCAGGCAGGTGGAAGCGTGGGCAGCAATTACGTTAACTATACCTTGATCGGGAATCCCGATGCTCCTCGTCCGGATATCACCGATCAGGAGGATATTCCGATCGGAACGCCAAGCGATCCGACCATCCAAGGCATGAATCTGATCTGGCAGGATGAGTTTAACGGGACGACGCTGGATAACAGCAAATGGAATTATGAGACAGGGTATTATCTCAATGATGATCCGAATACCTGGGGTTGGGGCAACTCGGAGCTGCAGCACTACACCAATAGTGCGCAAAATGTTTTTGTACAGGACGGAAAGCTTAATATCAGAGCCTTGAACGAGCCAAAATCCTTCCCGCAGGATCCAAATCGGTATGCACAATACTCCTCCGGGAAGATCAACACCAAGGATCATTTTTCCCTCAAGTACGGGAGAGTCGACTTCCGCGCCAAGCTGCCAACCGGTAACGGCATCTGGCCTGCGCTCTGGATGCTTCCGCAGGATAATGTGTATGGAACATGGGCATCCTCGGGTGAGATCGATGTGATGGAAGCAAGAGGACGCTTGCCTGGCGTAACAAGCGGCGCCGTTCACTTCGGCGGGCAATGGCCGACGAACCGGCATCTTTCCGGCGAATACCACTTCCCGGAAGGTCAGACCTTCGCCAATGACTATCATGTCTATTCGGTTGTCTGGGAAGAGGACAATATTAAATGGTATGTGGACGGCAAATTCTTCTTTAAAGTGACCCGGGATCAATGGTATTCGGCAGCGGCGCCGAACAATCCGAACGCCCCGTTCGATCAGCCGTTCTACCTCATTATAAACCTGGCGATCGGCGGAACCTTCGACGGCGGCCGGACCCCGGATCCGTCCGATATCCCTGCAACGATGCAGGTGGACTATGTCCGGGTGTACAAAGAAGGGGACGGCGGCGGCCAGAATCCCGGGAACGTGCCCGTTACCAGCGTAACAGTCAATCCAAGCACGGCGCAGGTGGAAGTCGGGCAAAGCGTTCAATTAAACGCCAGTGTTGCGCCTTCCAATGCAACGAATAAGCAGGTAACGTGGTCGGTTGCGAGCGGTAGCACCGCATCCGTAAGCCCGAGCGGTCTCGTAACCGGGCTCGCTCCGGGCACGACAACCCTCACGGCGACAACCGCCGACGGCAATAAAACCGCCAGCTCCACGATCACCGTTGTGCCGCCTCCAGCCACCGTCATCGTCATTGGCGATGAGGTGAAGGGTCTGAAGAAAATCGGCGATGACCTGCTGTTCTATGTTAACGGCGCCACCTTTGCCGATTTGCACTATAAGGTCAACAACGGCGTGCAGCTGAACGTTGCCATGAACCCTACGGGGAACGGCAACTACACCTACCCTGTCAATAACCTGAAGCATGGGGATACGGTCGAGTATTTCTTTACCTATAACCCGGGGCAAGGAGCACTGGATACCCCTTGGCAGACGTATGTGCATGGGGTGACTCAGGGGACACCGGAATAA
- a CDS encoding sensor histidine kinase, which produces MWGWIFVFLAFALLLYIFFLKQELRKLKQEIQEIPTNASYGSRLYVDFREKAIMELVDELNQMIDTFEEKNRQAKRMEENVKLSIAGLSHDLRTPLTSIHGYVQLFHAATDETKKAQYLKIIEHAVKRLMEMTDHFYDLARIEMNQKEMALSSISLSNLVEEIFLSFYEQFEEKHIELQFPEPVHERPTIIADPLLLTRVIQNIVQNILRYANSQAVIRYLEEDNHLIFSIKNDIKPDSKVAIEKVFTRFYTEVSSRTNTESSGIGLYLSKKLVEKMNGSMDAVLQDGWFILNIHLPLNRTQM; this is translated from the coding sequence ATGTGGGGATGGATCTTTGTCTTCCTGGCCTTCGCGCTCCTTCTTTATATCTTCTTCTTAAAGCAGGAGCTGCGGAAATTGAAGCAGGAGATCCAAGAGATTCCGACGAACGCCAGTTATGGGTCGAGGCTATATGTCGATTTTCGTGAAAAGGCCATCATGGAGCTGGTCGATGAATTGAATCAGATGATCGATACATTTGAGGAGAAAAATCGGCAGGCTAAACGGATGGAGGAAAATGTGAAGTTATCCATTGCCGGGCTCTCTCATGATTTGCGGACCCCGCTCACGTCGATCCACGGCTATGTTCAGCTTTTCCACGCAGCCACAGATGAAACGAAGAAGGCGCAATACCTGAAGATCATTGAACACGCCGTGAAGCGTCTGATGGAAATGACCGACCACTTTTATGACCTGGCACGCATTGAAATGAACCAGAAAGAAATGGCGCTCTCTTCGATTTCTCTCTCCAACCTGGTTGAAGAAATCTTCTTGTCCTTCTATGAGCAATTCGAGGAAAAGCATATCGAGCTCCAATTTCCCGAACCAGTCCATGAAAGACCTACCATCATTGCAGACCCCTTATTGCTGACACGGGTGATTCAGAATATCGTTCAAAATATTCTTCGTTACGCCAATAGCCAGGCGGTTATCCGTTACCTTGAGGAAGACAATCATCTCATATTTAGCATTAAAAATGACATCAAGCCCGACAGTAAGGTTGCCATTGAAAAGGTATTTACGCGCTTCTATACCGAAGTCAGCAGCAGAACGAACACGGAATCCAGCGGGATCGGTCTGTATCTGTCCAAAAAGTTGGTCGAAAAAATGAATGGGAGCATGGATGCAGTGCTGCAGGATGGCTGGTTTATTCTGAACATCCACCTCCCCCTCAACCGAACCCAGATGTGA
- a CDS encoding ATP-binding cassette domain-containing protein: protein MSDTILKATNISKIYGKHKALDKVSIEIKRGMIYGLIGENGAGKSTFMRIIMGLISIDEGDIELFGQTGMQGLQRARRKMGQSIETPALYPELTARENLQVQAANGGVSEREIDDLLRLMNLGNTGKKKAKNFSLGMRQRLAIASTLITNPEFLILDEPTNGLDPSGIVEMREIIQRLVTERGMTVLLSSHLLDELSQVATHYGILHNGRLISELSQEELANETRQYIELETTEVHAAVIVLDEFGIRDYEVINGTEINIYERLDDVAAINRSLVLANVDVLRIGTTRQKLEDYFLQLTGGTSHA, encoded by the coding sequence ATGTCCGATACGATTCTGAAAGCAACGAACATTTCCAAAATATACGGCAAACACAAGGCACTCGATAAAGTATCGATCGAGATTAAGCGCGGGATGATTTACGGCTTGATCGGGGAGAATGGCGCGGGAAAATCGACATTTATGCGCATCATCATGGGGTTAATCTCCATCGACGAGGGCGATATCGAACTGTTCGGGCAGACGGGGATGCAGGGCTTGCAGCGTGCACGAAGAAAGATGGGCCAATCCATTGAAACGCCGGCTCTGTATCCGGAATTAACGGCCCGGGAGAACCTGCAAGTCCAAGCGGCAAACGGCGGTGTTAGCGAACGGGAGATTGACGATTTGCTCCGCTTAATGAACCTGGGGAATACCGGCAAGAAGAAAGCCAAGAACTTCTCATTAGGCATGCGCCAACGTCTGGCGATTGCCTCTACCCTGATTACGAACCCTGAGTTCCTAATCCTGGACGAGCCGACGAACGGTCTGGATCCGTCAGGCATTGTTGAAATGCGTGAAATCATTCAGCGGTTGGTGACCGAACGCGGAATGACCGTCTTGCTATCGAGCCATTTGCTGGATGAGCTTTCACAGGTCGCTACGCATTACGGGATTTTGCATAACGGCAGGCTCATTAGCGAACTCTCGCAGGAGGAGCTGGCAAACGAAACCCGTCAGTACATTGAATTAGAAACAACGGAGGTTCATGCCGCCGTTATCGTGCTGGACGAATTCGGGATCCGGGACTATGAGGTCATTAACGGAACGGAAATTAACATCTACGAACGCCTGGATGACGTGGCCGCCATTAACCGTTCATTGGTGCTGGCTAACGTGGACGTTTTGCGAATCGGCACAACCAGACAGAAGCTCGAGGATTATTTCTTACAATTAACAGGAGGTACCTCCCATGCTTAA
- a CDS encoding ABC transporter permease — translation MLNLLTAERIKLRRSKKLWIVLAILSLLPIFQVANSLMAVHYGNELVQPVDTVVNGATGILMMEKNGLTILLVIGAFISFFIGEEFQNGTIRNALSLGRSRTHYYLSKFVVAGLLTLAGVIILTALGMISFSIAFGFGEVAGINDYFSYAIKAFITLYFLMLSNVSIYMMIGFLTKNSGISLIWTFIYTIATGFGAPVFLQTEHFKQLTYWFSLSFVFYSDFAKPADIGKFPEMILVSLITIVVSSAIGILRFARTDIK, via the coding sequence ATGCTTAATCTTTTAACTGCCGAAAGAATCAAGCTGCGCCGAAGCAAGAAGCTGTGGATTGTCCTAGCCATTTTATCGTTGCTTCCGATCTTCCAGGTCGCTAACAGCCTAATGGCCGTCCATTATGGGAACGAGCTCGTCCAGCCCGTCGATACCGTCGTCAATGGAGCGACAGGTATTCTGATGATGGAGAAGAATGGATTGACGATTTTACTCGTCATCGGTGCTTTTATCAGTTTCTTTATTGGGGAAGAATTTCAGAATGGGACGATTCGAAATGCGCTGTCATTAGGCCGCAGCCGCACGCATTATTATTTGTCCAAATTTGTGGTTGCCGGACTCCTCACCCTCGCTGGTGTTATCATTTTGACCGCGCTTGGCATGATCAGCTTCTCCATCGCGTTTGGTTTCGGCGAAGTTGCCGGGATTAACGATTACTTTAGCTATGCGATCAAAGCGTTTATTACGCTGTACTTCTTAATGTTGTCAAACGTATCAATCTACATGATGATTGGCTTCCTCACCAAAAATAGCGGCATCTCGCTGATTTGGACTTTTATTTATACGATTGCGACTGGCTTTGGCGCTCCCGTCTTTCTGCAAACCGAGCACTTCAAGCAGCTCACCTACTGGTTTTCGTTATCCTTCGTGTTCTATTCCGATTTCGCCAAACCGGCGGATATCGGTAAGTTCCCCGAGATGATATTGGTCAGTCTCATTACAATCGTGGTATCATCAGCTATAGGAATCCTTCGGTTTGCACGAACCGACATAAAGTAG